CAACGGATTGGAACCGTTGTATACCAAAGTAACATGCTCAAAATTTTTGGAGATCAGATCGAGCATGTTCTTCTCGGTCTGGCTCAGCTCGAGAATGCTTTCACCCTGCTGATAATCCTCGTAATCCTTGGAATTATTGTTATAGATAACGCTCTCGGCTTTCATATCGCGAGGAAGATCAGCATTCTCACCGCCAAAACGGGTGATAACCACAACAGCCTCATCGGAGAAGGACTTGGCATCGGAAATCAAAGAATCTGAGTACTGGTCAGCCGGCACTTCAGGCAGGGTCCAATCCTGTTGGAACATGTTGAGTACCGGGCGATCAGTACGATACGCAGTATACAGATCCGTCAATTCGCTGTTGGTCTCAAAACCAGCCTGCTTCAGGCCGCTCAGGATGGAAGCCATCGGATGTTCGTTGGACATGGAGCCGGAGCCGGAACCGCCGAGAATCGGCTGCGTGGAACCCCAACCAAAGACATTCAGCTTCTTGGTGCCGCTAATCGGCAGATTATCTTCATTGTTCTGCAGCATGGTGACTGCTTCGCTGTACAATCCTGTGCCTGTGTATTAGCGGCGGCGATGGTTTCATCGCTCAACTTGTACTTCTTGGCGGTTGCGTTGCCCAGCAGAGTGGCCATAGGGCCGGTAAGCATCAGAGCAATGGACACGCTTACAACTACCAGCACTACCAGCCATGACTCGGAATGCACCAGCTTACGAACACTGATGTTCTGTACAGTCTTCTTATTGACCGCGAACGTAATGATGATTGCCGCTACCAACACCACGCCAAGCACCACAAGATATGGTGTTAACGATTTGAGGACGGCGATCACGTCGGACATATTGATATCCAGCATGAGGTCTTTCTCCTATTCTTTCTGTGTCTGCGCGATACTGCCTTGCATCGCGGTCATCGTCTGGGATATGTCTGCCTGGCTCTCCATCGGGTCGCTACGCCGACACATCCTTGATGCCGATGATTCTAGGGTGGCAGATTCGCATGGCCCGCACCCGCCCACACACCTATCCTGTCATTTCGAGCGCATAATCTGCTACCACATTCGCGCCCACGACTCATCCAATATGACGTAAATGGCACTTCTTGATACGTAAACGGCATTTTTCTCAAATTTCTGTCGCTACCGGTCGCTCAGCGACAGAAATCTAGGAAATGAGACCACACCTCCTGAATTTCTGTCGCTCAGATGCCGTCAGCGTCACAAATTCAGGAAACAAGGCCATATTTCCTGAAAATCTGTCACTGAGGCACCGTCAGCGTCAGAAATTCAGGAGACTGCGCCTTATTTCCTGAATTTGTGACGCTGAACGCCCAAGCACCACTCCAAAGACGCCACCAAGCTAGGATGGAGGGCATGAGCGATTTGAACGCGTTGAATCTTGAACCGGGCGAAGTGGTTGGCGGGTATACGCTGGTCTCCCGACTCGGCGCGGGTGCCATGGGGTCGGTATGGCGTGTGCGCGACGATGGCGGCACTACCTATGCCATGAAGATTCTGCGCGATTCGTTGGCCGACGAATCGGGAACCTCGAACTCCGCCAACACAGCAGCGCACGACCCGGACCTCAAACCCAACATCACGCCGCGCGAGCGCCTACGTCGTGAGGCCATGGCGCTGAAGAAGGTCAATCATCCGGGCGTATGCGGCATCGTTGACATGGAACTCGATGATTCGCTGGCGTTCATTGTCACCGAGCTCATCGAGGGCCGCAATCTCAAGGAAGACGTGGAGGTCAACGGCCGTTACATCGGCGACGATCTGGAACGTCTGGCCCGTAAACTCATCGACGCCACCAAAGCCGTGCATGCGGCCGGCATCGTCCACCGCGACATCAAACCCACCAATGTGATGGTCTCCGCCGCCGGCCCGGTGCTGGTTGACTTCGGCATCGCCATGGGCGAGGGGGAAAGCCACGTGACCCGCACTGGACTGGTGATGGGCACACCGGGGTTCATAGCCCCCGAAATCATTGACGGCGCTGAATCCGATGAGATGACCGACTGGTGGTCGGTGGCCTCCGTACTCGCTTTTGCTGCGATCGGCGCACCGGTATTCGGCACCAAGCCGATGATGGCGGTGCTGGAGCGCGAAGCATCGGGCAACGCGAACCTTACCGGACTGCCGGCCGGCACGATGGCCGCGTTCCGATCCGCCCTGAACCCCGACCGGTCAAAGCGTTGCACGCCGGACCAATTGCTGAACACCATCGCTGTGGACGCACTGGATCCGAGCGTGTGGCAAGGCACTCAGGCCGGACCGTTCGCCGCCGGCGCCATTGCCGGAACGGCTGCCACAATTGCCGCCGATGCAGTTGGAACCGAGGCGATGCCCCCTTTTGGCGCAACCGCCGACGCGGATAGCGATAATCCGCGGGCCATCTGGCGTCAGGACGACTACGCCACGGCGGCAATCGACTCATCGTCTTCGCCGACGCTCAGCGACGGCACGGCAACCGAAGCATTCCCGGCAACTACCAACGCTGGGAGCAATCTCTCATCGGATGATGAAGCAACACAACTCGTAGGCAATGCCACCGAAAACGCCACCGAGGCGATACGCCCAGCCGCACAGCGTACGGTGCCCATCAGCGATGAACCACCGGTTGCTCCTACCACGCCACTATCCGAACGTACCGCCGTACTGCCTGCACCACAGCCAGTGCCACTAGGCCAGAACGGATGGAACCCGGCCGACGGGCAAAGCACGGCTGTGGATCCAGCGATTCGCCCCGCATTGCAGCATGTCATCAACCAGACCGCGCAATGCGTTCCCACCGAGGCGCTTATCCAAGGCCCGCCTGCACCCAATCCCGCGGATGTGCGTCGTGGAATGTATCTGCAACGCGGGGTATTGCCGCTGTTCCTGTTCGCTGTGCCTTTGGCCGTGCTGGCTGCGAGTTTCCCGCTGATCGCCTTGATTGCAGCC
This sequence is a window from Bifidobacterium breve DSM 20213 = JCM 1192. Protein-coding genes within it:
- a CDS encoding serine/threonine protein kinase — encoded protein: MEGMSDLNALNLEPGEVVGGYTLVSRLGAGAMGSVWRVRDDGGTTYAMKILRDSLADESGTSNSANTAAHDPDLKPNITPRERLRREAMALKKVNHPGVCGIVDMELDDSLAFIVTELIEGRNLKEDVEVNGRYIGDDLERLARKLIDATKAVHAAGIVHRDIKPTNVMVSAAGPVLVDFGIAMGEGESHVTRTGLVMGTPGFIAPEIIDGAESDEMTDWWSVASVLAFAAIGAPVFGTKPMMAVLEREASGNANLTGLPAGTMAAFRSALNPDRSKRCTPDQLLNTIAVDALDPSVWQGTQAGPFAAGAIAGTAATIAADAVGTEAMPPFGATADADSDNPRAIWRQDDYATAAIDSSSSPTLSDGTATEAFPATTNAGSNLSSDDEATQLVGNATENATEAIRPAAQRTVPISDEPPVAPTTPLSERTAVLPAPQPVPLGQNGWNPADGQSTAVDPAIRPALQHVINQTAQCVPTEALIQGPPAPNPADVRRGMYLQRGVLPLFLFAVPLAVLAASFPLIALIAAEILLWLLLTLAYNTESQLEREGRRGGERKSSDSLIRVATLPWHIVKALLLSIPKLLLLTIVYLAGIAVAVAALGLPVRTISWYFTASRGVPVPLLDDMPFSVSGLALGGFMAIGWLITVFGPQSAMPRLGAGVLRGIRHNDLEPMAQPGADGLPAASIPRQGSRGTVLLTLWIIITLVLCALPLLGMPISWVPLA